Proteins encoded in a region of the Maridesulfovibrio bastinii DSM 16055 genome:
- a CDS encoding phage tail assembly chaperone, with translation MRVFIYMGSVINVDNEADAERLESMGGVALTDDEADTLFGHDIALAGPQNTTVDASGHIVYTPAPGPTFDQQTSAIRSERDSRIKAVEWRIERYRSEIRQGLTPTDDITKLDTYVQALRDITTDENFPWDGDISKVSWPEIQE, from the coding sequence ATGCGAGTTTTTATATATATGGGTAGTGTTATCAATGTTGACAATGAGGCAGACGCAGAACGGCTAGAATCGATGGGTGGAGTAGCTCTAACTGATGACGAGGCTGATACGCTGTTCGGGCATGATATCGCTTTGGCTGGACCACAAAACACAACCGTCGATGCTTCAGGGCATATTGTTTATACACCTGCGCCTGGTCCAACTTTTGATCAACAGACCTCCGCGATCCGCTCTGAAAGAGACAGCCGCATCAAGGCTGTAGAATGGCGTATTGAGCGTTACCGTTCAGAAATCAGGCAGGGGCTGACTCCTACTGATGATATCACAAAGCTTGATACTTATGTGCAGGCACTGCGGGATATTACGACTGATGAAAATTTTCCGTGGGATGGTGATATTTCCAAAGTATCATGGCCTGAAATTCAGGAATAG